A stretch of the Archangium violaceum genome encodes the following:
- a CDS encoding LpqB family beta-propeller domain-containing protein, with the protein MKALLRIVGLVAAAGLAACEPIDVDLGGGGGAGGAFSRGFVFVRGDSASTRNVFAVDDSGDPNTPLQLTTQGGAYSPTVSRNGRSVAFIHRTGSVHELQVVPTTGQGQPSTVFSSTSTACTGGCTNFRHPTFSPNGQTIVFTLDRGSVTQLARVNADGSGFQLIPNSSNYFFGPTSFTSDGLGLIAAGSSYSRSEFEYLLHVNLANGLTNVVANVQGADGAQVILSRVAVSPDGSRVAFDARTSSGSRIFVGTIDGQQQIFDITQVTGKLGVTDTYPSWRGNAELGFLSDDGGSDNIYRVSASSVRGSGNLVLVVPKAMEPSYGGQ; encoded by the coding sequence ATGAAGGCGTTGTTGCGGATTGTCGGGCTGGTGGCGGCCGCGGGGCTGGCCGCATGTGAGCCCATTGATGTGGATCTCGGTGGTGGTGGCGGGGCGGGCGGCGCCTTCAGTCGCGGCTTCGTCTTCGTGCGTGGCGACAGCGCCAGCACGCGTAACGTCTTCGCCGTGGACGACAGCGGGGACCCGAACACCCCCCTGCAGCTGACCACCCAGGGCGGGGCCTACAGCCCCACGGTGTCGCGCAACGGCCGGTCCGTGGCCTTCATCCACAGGACGGGCTCCGTCCACGAGCTGCAGGTGGTGCCCACCACCGGCCAGGGTCAGCCCTCCACGGTGTTTTCCAGCACGAGCACCGCCTGCACGGGAGGTTGCACCAACTTCCGTCACCCCACCTTCAGCCCGAATGGTCAGACGATCGTCTTCACCCTGGACAGGGGCTCCGTCACGCAGCTGGCCCGGGTCAACGCGGACGGCAGCGGCTTCCAGCTCATCCCCAACAGCTCCAACTACTTCTTCGGCCCGACCTCCTTCACGTCGGACGGGTTGGGCCTCATCGCGGCGGGGAGCAGCTACTCCCGGAGCGAGTTCGAGTACCTGCTCCATGTGAACCTGGCGAACGGTCTGACCAATGTGGTCGCCAACGTCCAGGGCGCCGATGGGGCGCAGGTCATCCTCTCGCGCGTCGCGGTGTCCCCGGATGGGTCGAGGGTCGCCTTCGATGCCCGCACCAGCAGCGGCTCGCGCATCTTCGTGGGCACCATCGACGGCCAGCAGCAGATCTTCGACATCACCCAGGTGACCGGGAAGCTCGGGGTGACGGACACCTATCCCAGCTGGCGCGGCAACGCCGAGCTCGGCTTCCTCTCCGATGATGGCGGCAGCGACAACATCTACCGCGTCAGCGCCTCGTCCGTGCGCGGCTCGGGCAACCTCGTGCTCGTCGTCCCGAAGGCCATGGAGCCCTCCTACGGCGGACAGTAG
- a CDS encoding non-proteolytic archaemetzincin-like protein: MPQPQKVLLLVSVGGPPPVVLRELEDPILLQLGVRSVVSKTVLPTPTYAFNKDRGQYHCNAIMRRLATVLEPGHSFVLGVTDVDLFVPDSPFILGEADRESRSAVLSLARLRQGADAEQLRRRLQVEAVHLAGHLLGLSFCEDARCVMFFAQVQQDCDRKQMSLCNNCRNELNKLNR; this comes from the coding sequence ATGCCGCAGCCGCAGAAGGTTCTCCTGCTGGTTTCCGTGGGTGGCCCACCACCAGTGGTCCTCCGGGAATTGGAGGACCCCATTTTACTGCAGCTCGGCGTGCGCTCCGTCGTGAGCAAGACGGTCCTCCCGACGCCCACCTACGCCTTCAACAAGGACCGGGGCCAGTACCACTGCAACGCCATCATGCGCCGGCTGGCGACGGTGCTGGAGCCGGGGCACTCCTTCGTCCTGGGCGTCACGGACGTGGACCTCTTCGTGCCGGACTCGCCCTTCATCCTGGGTGAGGCGGACCGGGAGTCCCGGAGCGCGGTGCTGAGCCTGGCCCGGCTGCGCCAGGGCGCCGACGCCGAGCAGCTCCGGCGCCGGCTCCAGGTGGAAGCCGTCCACCTGGCGGGGCACCTGCTGGGGCTGTCCTTCTGCGAGGACGCCCGGTGCGTGATGTTCTTCGCCCAGGTGCAGCAGGATTGTGATCGCAAGCAGATGTCGCTCTGCAACAACTGCCGCAACGAGCTCAACAAGCTGAACCGCTAG